Proteins encoded by one window of Rhinolophus ferrumequinum isolate MPI-CBG mRhiFer1 chromosome 13, mRhiFer1_v1.p, whole genome shotgun sequence:
- the RHOB gene encoding rho-related GTP-binding protein RhoB, which translates to MAAIRKKLVVVGDGACGKTCLLIVFSKDEFPEVYVPTVFENYVADIEVDGKQVELALWDTAGQEDYDRLRPLSYPDTDVILMCFSVDSPDSLENIPEKWVPEVKHFCPNVPIILVANKKDLRSDEHVRTELARMKQEPVRTDDGRAMAVRIQAYDYLECSAKTKEGVREVFETATRAALQKRYGSQNGCINCCKVL; encoded by the coding sequence ATGGCGGCCATCCGCAAGAAGCTGGTGGTGGTGGGCGATGGCGCCTGCGGCAAGACGTGCCTGCTGATCGTGTTCAGTAAGGACGAATTCCCCGAGGTTTACGTGCCCACCGTCTTCGAGAACTATGTGGCCGACATCGAGGTGGACGGCAAGCAGGTGGAGCTGGCGCTGTGGGATACAGCGGGTCAGGAGGACTACGACCGCCTGCGGCCGCTCTCCTACCCGGACACCGATGTGATCCTCATGTGCTTCTCGGTGGACAGCCCGGATTCGCTGGAGAACATCCCCGAGAAGTGGGTGCCCGAGGTGAAGCACTTCTGCCCTAACGTGCCCATCATTCTAGTGGCCAACAAGAAAGATCTGCGCAGTGACGAGCACGTCCGCACAGAGCTGGCCCGCATGAAGCAGGAACCCGTGCGCACGGATGACGGCCGCGCCATGGCCGTGCGCATCCAAGCCTACGACTACCTCGAGTGCTCCGCCAAGACCAAGGAGGGCGTGCGTGAGGTCTTCGAGACGGCCACGCGCGCCGCGCTACAGAAGCGCTACGGCTCCCAGAACGGCTGCATCAACTGCTGCAAGGTGCTATGA